In the Magnolia sinica isolate HGM2019 chromosome 15, MsV1, whole genome shotgun sequence genome, one interval contains:
- the LOC131227928 gene encoding uncharacterized protein LOC131227928: MGVQRQHSSFSISLLLWNALQAEVLIEKLALHELINPHIGKSYDIYELYHMARTTYLCVRRRLEMRPSMGQVGRSQAIGPVRVRRDATARAMWGWHSQRLLSNGYAGDSPIKDDL, encoded by the exons ATGGGTGTCCAGAGACAGCATTCCTCATTCTCAATCTCTCTTTTACTATGGAATGCATTGCAG GCAGAAGTGCTGATCGAAAAGCTTGCATTACATGAACTGATTAATCCTCATATTGGAAAATCCTACGACATATACGAACTGTACCATATGGCTAGGACAACGTACTTGTGTGTTAGGAGAAGGCTGGAAATGCGCCCATCCATGGGACAG GTGGGGAGAAGTCAAGCTATAGGGCCAGTTAGGGTTAGAAGGGATGCTACAGCTCGTGCTATGTGGGGTTGGCACTCTCAACGTCTTCTTAGCAATGGTTATGCTGGCGACTCACCTATCAAG GATGATTTATAG